The Corynebacterium pseudopelargi genome contains a region encoding:
- a CDS encoding S8 family serine peptidase, with protein MLKHLKYLLGFSPCLGTRRAGAGASGRVGSAKSGSARTGSAMAAATAAAITLSAVACVPHSLLPAAYAAECPETVGADTEQIASQALRSDAYRPAHRFADGTGVTVAVIDTGVEPHPRLRLHPDNEPGDCQAHGTIVAGVIAAHDNGDGVVGVAPGAEILGIRQEGDQRREDTAGTIATLVDAIDEAIEHHVQIINISVVACVPPGTALANTALDQVIQKAEAHGIVIVAAAGNIGGPCAEHSQALPASHPLVVGVGATSDERTLATYSMPVEGFAFSAPGHVMAAVDPRGPGLAAATSSYNTTAVFEGTSFAAPLVAGTFALLRQRHPDASPAQLRAMLQHSVDPNTGVVDPLRSVTFRHEDAQHHQVQLLARSPIRTQGLSKLLLLLLGASLLGIVVLALGRSREHTS; from the coding sequence ATGCTGAAGCACTTGAAGTATTTGCTTGGATTTTCGCCCTGCTTGGGTACACGCCGCGCTGGCGCTGGTGCCAGCGGGAGGGTCGGCAGCGCTAAATCCGGCAGCGCTAGAACCGGCAGCGCGATGGCCGCGGCGACGGCAGCGGCGATCACCCTTTCGGCGGTGGCATGTGTTCCGCACAGCCTGCTTCCCGCAGCGTATGCAGCAGAATGCCCCGAGACGGTTGGCGCCGATACTGAGCAAATTGCCTCCCAGGCACTAAGAAGCGATGCGTATCGACCTGCGCATCGTTTTGCCGATGGCACCGGAGTTACGGTGGCCGTGATCGATACGGGTGTGGAGCCACATCCTCGCCTGCGCCTGCACCCAGACAATGAGCCTGGAGATTGCCAAGCTCACGGCACCATCGTGGCCGGGGTAATTGCTGCGCACGACAACGGTGATGGCGTGGTGGGCGTTGCCCCTGGTGCAGAGATCTTAGGTATTCGCCAGGAAGGCGATCAGCGCCGTGAAGATACTGCCGGCACCATCGCCACCTTGGTCGATGCCATCGACGAAGCGATTGAGCACCACGTGCAGATCATCAATATTTCGGTGGTGGCCTGCGTGCCACCGGGCACAGCGCTCGCGAACACTGCCTTAGATCAGGTGATTCAAAAAGCCGAGGCACACGGCATCGTGATTGTGGCTGCGGCTGGAAATATTGGCGGCCCATGCGCCGAGCACAGTCAAGCGCTTCCTGCCTCACATCCCCTGGTGGTAGGCGTTGGAGCCACCAGCGATGAGCGCACCCTTGCCACATATTCCATGCCGGTTGAAGGCTTTGCCTTCAGTGCCCCTGGGCATGTGATGGCAGCAGTTGATCCTCGCGGCCCCGGTTTGGCTGCAGCTACCAGCAGCTATAACACCACCGCGGTGTTTGAAGGCACGAGCTTTGCTGCCCCATTGGTGGCAGGCACCTTTGCATTGCTGCGCCAACGCCATCCCGATGCTTCTCCTGCACAATTACGCGCCATGCTCCAACACAGCGTTGATCCAAATACTGGGGTGGTAGATCCGCTTCGCAGTGTGACGTTTAGGCACGAAGATGCCCAGCACCATCAGGTGCAACTTTTGGCGCGTAGCCCTATAAGAACGCAGGGCTTATCCAAACTGTTGTTGTTATTACTTGGCGCAAGCCTGCTGGGCATTGTTGTACTAGCACTTGGCCGAAGCCGTGAGCACACTAGCTAA
- the eccCb gene encoding type VII secretion protein EccCb gives MTRTLARKLFDAPLPHTTDAHSVDTPSDITIEAASVPDLPTGNLKAQAVPKAQQPQPLPWPRIIMPVVMVLAMVAMVAFMVLSQATFNPMMMMFPLFMVVSMLAMLQPKGSNEEDDTRRSYLRHLVFLRDQALEHAAIQRQREHTLHPDANTLSQGLVEHREQRDPQHEHFMAVRLGVGRTPLCTPIEVEDPGNAEDLDPVCAIALRRVVRAVGTIPEMPVVLQPQAFPIIAVVGEQAPGLIRQMLLQLAYHHQPAHVSIEVDEPLRRLDQWQWLKWLAHTTADAHHGVQVVDAKDHDATSMPGLRADRTLLLCFEGSLAQAELHPMVALAEAEGLVLIAQDDRISVLTEAGMEDLGQVELASVPAAAQLARSLATSDAQAGTTQGLQPLEGLFPEVEQLRKRWVARGPQRLQVPIGVREDGASLLLDLKESAHGGMGPHGLCVGATGSGKSELLRTLVVSLAGLHDPETLNFVLVDFKGGATFLGLEKLPHTSAVITNLSEEAVLVERMHAAIAGEMHRRQELLRKAGNFANVGEYMAAREHRPDLEAMPALVIVVDEFSELLGQHPDFADLFVAVGRLGRSLHMHLLLASQRLEEGKLRGLDSHLSYRIGLKTFSSAESRQVLGVADAYELPNTPGAGLLKTADGELLRFHTDYVSGPLMVPTQPSDAPGQARRWDGWESTEVDMCEAASGASYLESLVDAAVQLASELGMQARQVWLPPLPEAIALASVAQPEGTLRAAIGIIDRPFEQRQDPLVLDFHGQQGHAAICGGPQSGKTTALRTLALSLALKHSTQQLRIYVLDLAAKDLAALKQLPHVAGVAHRDEPEKVARMIDEVLGLVDNAEARHTFLLIDGWHVLSAEYEEHLESLNRIAADGLASHVHLVLSTPRWTAMRPAVRDLIAQRIELKLGEALDSLIDRKIQERLPHRPGLGVHHSKEQMLIAHSGPQDIAHVTRHCADQPRVPALKLLPHAISVDALEHDLAVVLGVGAKDLKAVAWDFAQSPHLLCFGAQGSGKSTLLASVLQQVAAMDPQQARVVLIDPRRSHLGTVPEHMLAGYAGSRQATEALMAETLITLRGRLPGAELSAEQLRARNWWEGPELFVCIDDADLCDPASLAPLLEVLPHARDIGLHVVCIRKMGGAMRALFQPLLAELKDQHPLVLLLSGERDDGPLFGVRPSAQIPGRAVWVERGSQQGMLQVATPKETP, from the coding sequence ATGACTCGCACGTTGGCGCGCAAGCTTTTCGACGCACCACTGCCGCACACCACCGACGCCCACAGTGTTGATACACCGTCGGATATCACCATCGAGGCAGCAAGTGTGCCGGATTTGCCTACGGGCAATCTCAAAGCTCAGGCGGTGCCTAAAGCACAACAACCGCAACCATTGCCGTGGCCGAGGATCATCATGCCGGTGGTGATGGTGTTGGCCATGGTGGCGATGGTGGCGTTTATGGTGCTTTCTCAGGCCACCTTTAATCCAATGATGATGATGTTTCCGCTGTTCATGGTGGTATCGATGTTGGCGATGCTGCAGCCGAAGGGCAGCAATGAAGAAGACGACACCCGCCGCTCCTACCTGCGGCACTTGGTGTTCTTGCGTGATCAGGCTTTAGAGCACGCCGCTATCCAGCGCCAGAGGGAACACACGCTGCACCCAGATGCCAATACGTTAAGCCAGGGGCTCGTCGAGCACCGCGAGCAGCGCGATCCGCAGCATGAGCACTTCATGGCGGTGCGCCTGGGGGTGGGGCGCACTCCGTTATGCACGCCGATTGAGGTAGAAGATCCAGGCAATGCAGAAGATCTAGACCCGGTGTGCGCCATTGCGCTGCGCAGAGTGGTTCGCGCCGTTGGCACCATCCCAGAAATGCCCGTTGTGCTGCAGCCCCAGGCCTTTCCCATCATCGCGGTGGTGGGCGAACAGGCGCCGGGTTTGATCCGCCAGATGTTGCTGCAACTGGCCTATCACCACCAGCCGGCGCATGTGAGCATTGAGGTAGATGAGCCCCTGCGGCGTCTTGATCAGTGGCAGTGGTTGAAGTGGCTAGCGCACACCACCGCTGATGCCCATCATGGGGTGCAGGTGGTGGATGCCAAGGATCACGATGCAACGAGCATGCCTGGGCTTCGCGCCGATCGCACCTTGCTGTTGTGTTTTGAAGGCTCGCTTGCTCAAGCAGAGCTGCACCCGATGGTGGCGTTGGCAGAGGCAGAAGGTTTGGTGCTCATTGCCCAGGATGATCGAATCAGCGTGCTCACCGAAGCCGGTATGGAAGATCTAGGCCAGGTAGAGCTCGCCAGCGTGCCTGCGGCTGCGCAACTGGCGCGAAGCCTTGCCACCAGCGATGCACAAGCCGGCACCACCCAGGGCTTGCAGCCTCTGGAGGGGCTATTTCCTGAGGTAGAGCAGTTGCGCAAGCGTTGGGTGGCGAGAGGTCCTCAGCGCCTCCAAGTGCCCATCGGTGTGCGTGAAGATGGCGCAAGCTTGCTCTTAGATCTCAAAGAGTCCGCCCACGGCGGCATGGGCCCGCACGGGCTATGCGTGGGCGCTACCGGTAGTGGCAAGTCCGAGTTGCTGCGCACCCTGGTGGTATCGCTTGCTGGCCTGCATGATCCAGAGACGTTGAATTTTGTGCTGGTGGATTTCAAAGGCGGCGCTACGTTCTTGGGTCTAGAAAAGCTGCCGCATACCTCCGCGGTGATTACGAATCTTTCTGAAGAAGCCGTGCTGGTAGAGCGCATGCACGCAGCAATCGCAGGTGAGATGCACCGGCGCCAGGAGCTTTTAAGAAAGGCCGGCAATTTTGCCAATGTGGGCGAATACATGGCGGCTCGTGAGCATCGCCCAGACCTCGAAGCCATGCCGGCCTTGGTCATTGTGGTGGATGAGTTTTCGGAGCTGCTTGGCCAGCACCCAGATTTTGCGGATCTTTTTGTGGCGGTGGGCAGGCTTGGGCGTTCTTTGCACATGCATCTGCTGTTGGCTTCGCAGCGTTTAGAGGAAGGCAAGCTGCGTGGTTTGGATTCTCACTTGAGCTATCGCATTGGGCTCAAGACCTTCTCTTCGGCGGAATCTCGACAGGTGCTTGGTGTTGCCGATGCCTATGAGCTGCCCAATACTCCCGGTGCGGGGCTGCTCAAAACTGCCGATGGTGAGCTGCTGCGCTTTCATACCGACTATGTTTCTGGTCCTTTGATGGTGCCCACGCAACCTAGTGATGCACCAGGGCAGGCACGTCGCTGGGATGGTTGGGAATCCACCGAGGTGGATATGTGTGAGGCCGCCTCGGGTGCAAGTTATTTGGAATCTTTGGTGGATGCCGCAGTGCAGCTTGCCAGCGAATTGGGTATGCAGGCACGCCAGGTGTGGTTGCCTCCGCTGCCAGAGGCAATCGCGTTGGCCTCAGTGGCGCAGCCCGAAGGTACGTTGCGTGCTGCCATCGGGATTATCGATCGCCCCTTTGAGCAGCGCCAGGATCCTTTGGTGCTGGATTTCCATGGCCAGCAAGGCCACGCCGCCATTTGCGGTGGGCCGCAGTCGGGCAAAACCACAGCACTTCGCACCTTGGCGCTTTCTTTGGCGCTTAAGCACAGCACCCAGCAGTTGCGCATCTATGTATTGGACCTGGCGGCTAAGGATCTAGCTGCGTTGAAACAATTGCCGCATGTGGCTGGGGTGGCGCATCGCGATGAGCCGGAAAAAGTGGCGCGCATGATCGATGAGGTGCTTGGGCTGGTGGATAATGCTGAGGCGCGCCATACCTTTTTGCTTATCGACGGCTGGCATGTGCTCTCTGCCGAGTATGAAGAGCACTTGGAGTCCTTGAATCGAATAGCAGCAGATGGCTTGGCGTCACATGTTCACTTGGTGCTCAGCACTCCCAGGTGGACGGCAATGCGCCCTGCGGTACGCGATCTGATTGCCCAAAGAATTGAGCTGAAACTGGGTGAGGCGCTTGATTCTTTGATTGATCGCAAGATTCAAGAACGCCTCCCGCACCGCCCAGGTTTGGGCGTGCATCACAGCAAAGAGCAGATGCTCATTGCCCACAGCGGACCCCAAGACATTGCCCATGTGACCAGGCATTGTGCGGATCAGCCACGGGTGCCGGCCTTAAAGCTTTTGCCACACGCCATCAGCGTCGATGCACTTGAGCATGATCTTGCGGTGGTGCTCGGTGTTGGTGCTAAGGATCTCAAGGCGGTGGCATGGGACTTTGCCCAATCGCCGCACCTGCTTTGTTTTGGTGCCCAGGGTTCTGGAAAATCCACGCTGCTTGCATCCGTGCTGCAGCAGGTAGCAGCGATGGATCCGCAGCAGGCGCGGGTGGTGTTGATTGATCCTCGTCGCAGCCATCTCGGCACCGTGCCAGAGCACATGTTGGCCGGGTACGCCGGCTCACGCCAAGCCACGGAAGCGCTGATGGCAGAAACGCTCATCACCTTGCGCGGGCGCCTACCTGGGGCGGAGTTAAGTGCCGAGCAGCTTCGGGCTCGTAATTGGTGGGAAGGCCCGGAACTTTTTGTGTGCATTGATGATGCAGACTTATGCGATCCTGCCTCTTTAGCCCCGCTGCTAGAGGTGCTGCCACACGCCCGCGATATTGGCCTACATGTGGTGTGCATCAGAAAGATGGGCGGAGCCATGCGAGCTTTGTTCCAGCCCCTGTTGGCTGAGCTGAAAGATCAACACCCACTGGTGCTGCTGCTCAGCGGCGAACGCGATGATGGCCCCCTCTTTGGTGTGCGCCCCAGTGCGCAAATCCCAGGGCGTGCGGTGTGGGTTGAACGCGGAAGCCAACAAGGCATGCTGCAGGTTGCCACGCCGAAGGAAACGCCGTGA
- a CDS encoding WXG100 family type VII secretion target, whose protein sequence is MTSAFRTESDVMVSTAARVDDTNNEVQGELTRLRGVVDAVRGSWVGSAQHSFDGLMERWNASARDLQQALQSIADNIRSNAGSFDHTEADNVAAFNAVGGQGLAL, encoded by the coding sequence GTGACTAGTGCGTTTCGTACAGAATCCGACGTAATGGTGAGCACCGCCGCTCGGGTGGATGACACAAACAACGAAGTACAAGGAGAACTGACCAGGCTGCGCGGCGTGGTCGACGCAGTTCGCGGATCCTGGGTGGGTAGCGCTCAGCACAGCTTTGATGGGCTGATGGAACGCTGGAATGCTTCCGCGCGCGATCTGCAGCAAGCGCTGCAATCCATCGCCGATAACATCCGCTCCAACGCCGGATCCTTTGACCACACCGAAGCCGACAACGTGGCAGCCTTCAACGCCGTGGGCGGCCAAGGCCTAGCACTCTAA
- a CDS encoding TIGR02611 family protein — protein MASMRDAVAEKVERLERNHEALKQRRYGFLVRPAVLTLGTLIVIVGLITIPFPGPGWLTVFVGIGVLSLEVHWAARLLGWGVSSYDRFSNWYQPQPKKVRYSLISGTVLAAWITVLGITWVGWKMGMFPALDPMLASTP, from the coding sequence GTGGCCAGTATGCGTGATGCAGTTGCTGAAAAAGTAGAGCGTTTAGAACGCAACCACGAGGCGCTCAAACAGCGCCGCTATGGATTCCTCGTTCGCCCGGCCGTGCTCACCTTAGGCACCCTGATTGTGATTGTCGGGCTGATCACCATTCCATTTCCAGGGCCAGGTTGGCTCACCGTATTTGTCGGCATCGGTGTACTAAGCCTCGAGGTGCATTGGGCTGCCAGGCTGCTCGGCTGGGGTGTGTCTTCCTATGATCGCTTTAGCAACTGGTATCAGCCGCAGCCGAAAAAGGTGCGCTATTCACTGATTTCAGGCACGGTGCTCGCCGCATGGATTACCGTGCTTGGCATTACATGGGTTGGCTGGAAAATGGGGATGTTTCCAGCGCTGGATCCCATGCTCGCCTCTACGCCTTAA
- a CDS encoding type VII secretion-associated protein, whose translation MSTLSISVLDAATIFEGPDTLFRYDLPGSGIVEGWATEAVIEQGKELLHGWEHGCVELIGEGEAIEILKAELLAAGAQVIEPEAQLMREEEKPQAVPQLAMKRERGASKRQKIAWGLIASVALLAVIASWRWLASDDAPAPIEAAATPNSSTVQATSTPPPAPKGPVLRSMELDGLRVKLPVDFGLAPRDGDVMATGDDPNLRILLSKETPGRSLSNTLDAVRVDDSLEVLEANTRLANAPAVVYLERADDGSEVRWTQWQRGEHMLFVGCQTRQAASSQQLAACDQAVASLELV comes from the coding sequence GTGAGCACCTTAAGCATCAGCGTGTTAGATGCAGCCACCATCTTTGAAGGCCCAGACACGCTGTTTCGTTATGACTTACCCGGCAGCGGCATCGTCGAGGGCTGGGCCACCGAGGCCGTGATTGAACAAGGCAAAGAACTCCTTCATGGTTGGGAGCATGGCTGTGTGGAGCTCATTGGCGAAGGCGAGGCCATCGAGATACTCAAAGCGGAGCTTCTTGCAGCAGGTGCGCAGGTCATTGAGCCAGAAGCGCAGCTCATGCGAGAGGAAGAAAAACCTCAAGCTGTGCCGCAATTGGCTATGAAGCGCGAACGTGGGGCGTCGAAAAGGCAAAAGATCGCCTGGGGTTTGATCGCAAGTGTGGCGCTGCTGGCGGTGATTGCTTCTTGGCGCTGGCTTGCAAGTGATGATGCGCCAGCGCCGATTGAGGCCGCAGCAACGCCAAACAGCAGCACAGTGCAGGCGACGAGCACCCCGCCGCCTGCGCCCAAAGGTCCGGTATTGCGCAGCATGGAATTAGATGGGCTACGCGTGAAGCTGCCGGTAGATTTTGGTTTGGCGCCACGTGATGGGGATGTGATGGCAACAGGCGATGACCCGAATTTAAGAATCCTGCTGAGCAAGGAAACACCGGGCAGAAGCCTCAGCAACACCCTCGATGCCGTGCGAGTCGATGATTCCTTAGAGGTGCTTGAGGCCAATACTCGCCTGGCCAATGCGCCCGCGGTGGTGTACTTGGAGCGCGCCGACGATGGCTCTGAGGTGCGCTGGACGCAATGGCAGCGCGGGGAGCACATGTTATTTGTGGGGTGTCAGACTCGTCAGGCTGCATCGAGCCAGCAATTAGCGGCCTGTGACCAAGCGGTGGCAAGCCTTGAGCTGGTGTAA
- the eccB gene encoding type VII secretion protein EccB, translated as MAQPPMRPTTKAQVSGHKFLSRRLELGVALGDERMLHDPLGKRRKAVAAGLAISILLCVGSAALAWLKPEPDPGDAPILKAKSGQLLVREEEVLHPVANLASARLLVGEPANPIKAGDQILKNTPIAAPVGIIDAPGILSESPIEQPSWSLCTTQGANTPTEGIPRIPGEVQDVVLGQETVPRMAKSKGILAAVGSDEWIISHNQRLLLPPADTPEGRVIRRHMDIDHATARWRPPEDVLNAITEAPPVPQWQGDILQAEDQAWLSLPQGIVALTPLQRDILLDLGNNLKTLGRTELTQRADAQRSIDLPESTVEWINPAAQPVCIQTRWEQDGFTHHVGVLNASSEQLLHHAVALAGTSVATHAHTFGTSIGVRTINGTHVIGESGLRHRISDAHYPALGLAQPVMIPWVLLRLLPEGSELSASAAGRSFIGSAQQDQPTPAASSSAAAADSDSATPSPTPQEQAEEEQQQEEQAAQEEAAQP; from the coding sequence ATGGCGCAGCCACCGATGCGTCCCACCACCAAAGCCCAAGTTTCAGGGCACAAGTTTTTAAGCAGAAGGCTCGAGCTTGGGGTAGCGCTTGGCGACGAGCGCATGTTGCATGATCCACTCGGCAAACGTCGAAAAGCTGTGGCCGCAGGCCTAGCCATTAGCATCTTGCTCTGTGTAGGATCTGCCGCCTTGGCGTGGCTCAAGCCCGAGCCCGACCCAGGCGATGCGCCGATTCTGAAGGCAAAAAGCGGGCAATTACTGGTGCGCGAAGAAGAAGTGTTGCACCCGGTAGCCAATTTGGCATCGGCAAGGCTGCTGGTAGGCGAGCCTGCGAACCCGATTAAAGCAGGCGATCAGATCTTGAAAAACACACCCATCGCAGCACCCGTGGGCATCATCGACGCGCCCGGGATTTTAAGTGAATCACCAATAGAACAGCCATCGTGGAGCCTGTGCACCACCCAAGGTGCCAATACGCCCACAGAAGGAATTCCGAGAATCCCCGGTGAGGTCCAAGACGTGGTGCTTGGCCAAGAAACCGTGCCACGCATGGCAAAAAGCAAAGGGATTTTGGCTGCGGTCGGCAGCGATGAATGGATTATCAGCCACAATCAACGCCTGCTGTTGCCACCGGCAGATACCCCTGAAGGCAGGGTGATACGAAGGCACATGGATATCGACCACGCTACTGCCAGGTGGCGCCCGCCAGAAGATGTGCTCAATGCCATCACCGAAGCTCCGCCGGTGCCCCAGTGGCAAGGCGATATCTTGCAGGCAGAAGATCAAGCCTGGTTGAGCCTGCCCCAAGGCATAGTCGCGCTCACACCACTGCAACGCGATATCCTGCTCGATTTGGGAAATAACCTCAAAACGCTTGGGCGCACCGAATTAACGCAACGTGCCGATGCCCAACGCAGCATCGATTTACCAGAAAGCACCGTGGAGTGGATCAATCCTGCAGCCCAGCCGGTATGTATTCAAACGCGCTGGGAACAGGATGGATTTACCCATCACGTTGGCGTGCTCAATGCATCCAGTGAACAGTTGCTTCATCACGCAGTGGCCTTGGCCGGTACCTCGGTGGCCACCCATGCCCACACCTTTGGTACTTCCATTGGGGTGCGCACCATCAACGGCACGCACGTCATAGGGGAGTCGGGGCTTCGGCACAGAATCAGCGATGCACACTACCCGGCCCTGGGCTTGGCGCAGCCGGTGATGATTCCTTGGGTGCTGCTTCGCCTGTTGCCTGAAGGCAGCGAACTTTCGGCCTCAGCCGCTGGGCGCAGCTTTATTGGATCCGCGCAGCAAGACCAGCCCACGCCGGCTGCTTCATCCTCGGCCGCGGCTGCAGATAGTGACTCGGCCACACCATCACCTACGCCGCAAGAGCAGGCAGAAGAAGAGCAACAGCAAGAAGAGCAAGCAGCGCAAGAAGAAGCCGCGCAACCTTAG
- the eccD gene encoding type VII secretion integral membrane protein EccD: protein MHVVDQDIRLHFRINSGRTTAKVQAVDMSIPASSSIAEVLAEVLDLAQAPAVSVPWQATTPAGIEIDANESIANIGLTHGSVVMLRPRRPTPVPVLRDSAEAVSALAQFERPARHTSIVAAATGALGCIALLCLSASGLHAALACVIAAVLLTSAFTFKPNALIMPMIATLVGIAAGIYVTGHHAEDGVWGLLAGVVAAMSAIGVCWVIVRLRTGVHLRFRHLDCSAQGQAIGLGRGGASKRGSTRRAGSHSGATALPQGEAMRSPAASGRKGQQAYELEDVSGTSAEQKHHKHPAQLGCSGVLSREEADALRTSCIASLASCFLLGCGVPAGWMHQHYLSDPLGWLVGASALVILGGALLALAAPLLAAHLAGLSVPRVPTAGEDLGHGDAEHDPMVLNEQAKVARVMFNGLHLAITITSVPALLLLAVGSLPSVGMHGHAGACVALGLSVALALLLHAHRHQSALSIWCMWLVAMAALLSASISAAAHGHWAWLSLSGLACGALALASAWSPRLRNLAPTTVVWIERLEAASVCLAIPLTLQILGLFSLLRGHAG from the coding sequence GTGCACGTCGTAGACCAGGACATTCGGCTGCATTTTCGCATCAATTCCGGCAGGACAACTGCCAAAGTCCAAGCCGTAGACATGTCGATTCCGGCAAGCTCTAGCATCGCCGAAGTGCTCGCAGAGGTGCTCGACCTTGCCCAAGCACCAGCAGTGAGCGTGCCGTGGCAAGCCACCACACCGGCCGGCATTGAAATTGATGCCAACGAATCCATTGCCAATATCGGGCTCACGCACGGCTCGGTGGTGATGCTTCGGCCACGCAGGCCAACGCCAGTGCCAGTGCTGCGCGATTCAGCCGAAGCGGTATCGGCACTGGCGCAATTCGAACGCCCAGCACGGCATACCTCCATCGTCGCCGCAGCCACGGGAGCATTGGGGTGCATCGCACTGCTGTGTTTGAGCGCGTCTGGGCTTCATGCCGCCCTTGCTTGCGTGATTGCCGCAGTACTGCTCACGAGCGCTTTTACGTTTAAACCCAATGCGCTGATCATGCCCATGATTGCCACGCTTGTAGGCATTGCTGCCGGAATCTATGTCACCGGCCACCACGCAGAAGATGGTGTGTGGGGTTTGCTTGCCGGCGTAGTGGCAGCAATGAGTGCGATCGGGGTGTGCTGGGTGATCGTTCGGCTGCGCACCGGGGTGCATTTGCGATTTCGCCACCTGGATTGCTCAGCACAAGGCCAGGCCATTGGCCTAGGACGAGGTGGTGCTTCCAAGCGAGGCTCGACAAGGCGGGCAGGTAGCCATAGCGGGGCAACAGCGCTGCCGCAGGGCGAGGCAATGCGAAGCCCTGCAGCATCTGGGCGCAAAGGCCAGCAGGCATACGAGCTTGAGGATGTATCAGGCACGAGTGCAGAGCAAAAACACCACAAACACCCAGCGCAACTGGGGTGTTCCGGGGTATTAAGCCGCGAAGAAGCCGATGCGTTACGCACCTCCTGCATTGCCAGCTTGGCTTCCTGCTTCTTGCTTGGCTGCGGCGTGCCAGCAGGTTGGATGCATCAGCACTACCTCAGTGATCCCCTGGGGTGGCTGGTAGGTGCCAGTGCCCTGGTCATCTTAGGCGGTGCGCTGCTTGCCCTTGCAGCACCCCTGCTTGCCGCACACCTTGCGGGCCTGAGCGTACCGCGGGTGCCAACTGCCGGGGAGGATCTAGGCCACGGCGATGCAGAACATGATCCGATGGTGCTCAATGAACAAGCCAAGGTAGCACGCGTGATGTTTAATGGCCTCCACCTCGCCATTACCATCACCTCTGTACCGGCGCTGCTACTGCTTGCCGTTGGGAGCCTGCCAAGTGTGGGCATGCATGGTCACGCCGGTGCGTGCGTCGCACTCGGATTATCCGTGGCCTTGGCCTTACTCTTGCACGCACATCGGCATCAATCAGCACTGAGCATCTGGTGCATGTGGCTGGTGGCAATGGCAGCGCTGCTCAGCGCAAGCATCAGTGCCGCAGCACATGGGCACTGGGCATGGTTGAGCTTAAGCGGGCTCGCCTGCGGAGCCCTAGCACTAGCGAGTGCTTGGTCGCCGCGTTTACGCAACTTGGCACCTACCACCGTGGTGTGGATTGAGCGCCTCGAAGCGGCCAGCGTATGCCTGGCCATTCCTTTAACCTTGCAGATCTTAGGCTTATTTAGCCTGCTCAGGGGGCATGCAGGATGA
- the truA gene encoding tRNA pseudouridine(38-40) synthase TruA: MPRIRIDLAYDGSNFHGWARQGNQDLRTVQRVLEDALQLILREPIALSVAGRTDAGVHATGQVAHFDVPASALDTRSIDGDPRRLVRRLARLLPEDVRIHRCEFAPKGFDARFSALARHYRYRITTHPRGALPTRAVDTATWAKPVDLQRMNDAAQALIGLHDFAAFCKHRDGATTIRELQAFTWHDISTEEEPQLYEARVQADAFCWSMVRSLVGACLVVGEGRRDDAFTRSLLSQTSRSNNVPVAPAKGLSLVQVDYPPAEELAQRAMDTRAVRSLD, encoded by the coding sequence ATGCCTAGGATCCGCATCGACCTTGCCTATGATGGCAGCAATTTTCATGGCTGGGCACGCCAAGGCAACCAAGATCTAAGAACAGTCCAAAGAGTGCTCGAAGATGCACTCCAATTGATCCTGCGCGAACCCATTGCACTCAGCGTGGCAGGAAGAACCGATGCAGGGGTACACGCCACCGGGCAGGTGGCGCACTTCGACGTTCCAGCAAGTGCCTTGGATACTCGAAGCATCGACGGCGATCCGAGGAGGCTTGTGCGAAGGCTCGCGCGCCTGTTGCCCGAAGACGTGCGCATCCACCGCTGCGAATTCGCCCCTAAGGGCTTCGACGCGCGCTTTTCTGCCCTGGCGCGCCACTACCGCTATCGCATCACCACCCACCCCCGCGGCGCCTTGCCTACCAGGGCGGTTGATACGGCCACCTGGGCCAAGCCGGTGGATCTCCAGCGCATGAATGATGCAGCACAAGCACTGATCGGGCTGCACGATTTTGCCGCTTTTTGTAAACACCGCGACGGTGCCACCACCATCCGCGAGCTGCAGGCATTTACCTGGCACGATATTTCCACCGAGGAAGAACCGCAGCTCTACGAGGCGCGGGTACAGGCCGATGCCTTTTGTTGGTCCATGGTGCGCTCCTTGGTAGGCGCCTGCCTGGTGGTTGGCGAAGGCCGCCGCGATGATGCATTTACTCGTTCACTGCTGAGCCAAACCAGCCGCTCAAATAACGTGCCGGTAGCCCCAGCCAAGGGCTTGAGCTTGGTACAGGTGGATTATCCGCCGGCAGAGGAATTGGCTCAACGCGCCATGGATACCAGGGCAGTGCGAAGCCTGGATTAA